One segment of Desulfovibrio sp. X2 DNA contains the following:
- a CDS encoding iron ABC transporter permease: MNEAESVTLPGLLAAERRRAARRTCGALLLGALCLASLPLACAIGPLHVPEADVWRALGTLFAPGGQPPAMDPVLRSVVLDLRLQRGLLAFCVGLALAVSGCVFQGVLRNPLADAFTLGVSTGAACGASLAIFFGLGARTALTLLGLPVGVLPLAGLCGAMAALAAVLLLARAARGPGRETLVLAGIVVATVLAACIALLKALNEESTANIVFWLMGSLQGRGAGHLLLLLPYLIAGLALLGLWARDLDALSLGSAQAGLLGVDAPRARRRLLVAASLLAGAAVSVSGVIGFVGLVVPHMARRMVGAEHRPLLVFSGLLGGLTLLWADVLARSMLPGGLELPVGVVTALCGGPFFCLVLVRRGRREA; encoded by the coding sequence GTGAACGAAGCGGAATCCGTCACCCTGCCCGGCCTGCTGGCCGCCGAGCGGCGGCGCGCCGCACGGCGCACGTGCGGCGCGCTGCTCCTCGGAGCGCTGTGCCTGGCCTCGCTGCCCCTGGCCTGCGCCATCGGCCCGCTGCACGTGCCCGAGGCCGACGTCTGGCGCGCCCTGGGCACCCTCTTCGCCCCGGGCGGACAGCCCCCGGCAATGGACCCGGTGCTGCGGAGCGTGGTCCTGGACCTGCGCCTGCAGCGCGGGCTCCTGGCCTTCTGCGTGGGCCTGGCGCTGGCCGTGTCCGGCTGCGTCTTCCAGGGCGTGCTGCGAAACCCGCTGGCCGACGCCTTCACCCTGGGCGTCTCCACCGGCGCGGCCTGCGGCGCGAGCCTGGCCATCTTCTTCGGCCTTGGCGCGCGCACGGCCCTGACGCTCCTCGGCCTGCCCGTGGGCGTCTTGCCCCTCGCCGGGCTTTGCGGCGCCATGGCCGCGCTGGCCGCTGTCCTGCTGCTCGCCAGGGCGGCACGCGGCCCGGGCCGCGAGACCCTGGTCCTGGCCGGAATCGTGGTCGCCACGGTACTGGCCGCCTGCATCGCCCTGCTCAAGGCCCTGAACGAGGAGTCCACGGCCAACATCGTCTTCTGGCTCATGGGCAGCCTGCAGGGCCGGGGCGCGGGCCATCTGCTGCTTCTTCTGCCGTATCTGATCGCAGGGCTCGCGCTCCTCGGCCTGTGGGCGCGCGACCTGGACGCGCTCTCGCTCGGAAGCGCCCAGGCCGGGCTCCTCGGCGTGGACGCGCCGCGCGCCCGGCGCCGCCTGCTGGTGGCCGCGAGCCTGCTCGCGGGCGCGGCAGTGTCCGTATCCGGAGTCATCGGCTTCGTGGGGCTCGTGGTGCCGCACATGGCGCGACGCATGGTCGGCGCGGAGCACAGGCCCCTGCTCGTCTTCTCCGGGCTGCTCGGCGGCCTCACCCTGCTCTGGGCGGACGTGCTTGCCCGCTCCATGCTGCCCGGCGGCCTGGAGCTGCCCGTTGGCGTGGTCACCGCGCTGTGCGGCGGCCCCTTCTTCTGCCTGGTGCTGGTGCGCCGGGGCCGGAGGGAGGCATGA
- a CDS encoding sirohydrochlorin cobaltochelatase, translated as MPVRSIRNTLLAVFLLLFSLQPALAAHGKPRPDKTGILLVAFGSSVDEARASYGNVEAMVQQAFPGVPVRWAFTSHIVRDLVTKETGRRPDSPAMALARMAQEGFTSVAVQPLHVIPGIEFHELVRTCMAMQGLTDGPAHVSVGLPLLSTEHDLAQVAEALAAQYPLAEKEAVIFVGHGTAHPASVAYPAIQYDLWNVSPSYFVGTVEGMQDEDGIIARLKTLDVRTVRLVPLMAVAGDHAHNDIGGDSPDSWAGRMKAQGYDVQVKMSGLSSLDSVARLWVEHLHTAMSALPSPRQQQ; from the coding sequence ATGCCCGTGCGTTCGATCCGGAACACCCTTCTGGCCGTCTTCCTTCTGCTCTTCTCCCTGCAACCGGCCCTGGCCGCCCACGGCAAGCCGCGCCCGGACAAGACCGGCATCCTGCTCGTCGCCTTCGGCTCGAGCGTGGACGAGGCACGCGCCTCCTACGGCAACGTCGAGGCCATGGTCCAGCAGGCCTTCCCCGGAGTGCCCGTGCGCTGGGCCTTCACCTCGCACATCGTGCGCGACCTCGTGACCAAGGAGACGGGGCGGCGGCCCGATTCCCCGGCCATGGCGCTGGCGCGTATGGCCCAGGAAGGCTTCACCAGCGTCGCGGTGCAGCCCCTGCACGTGATCCCGGGCATCGAGTTCCATGAGCTCGTGCGCACCTGCATGGCCATGCAGGGCCTCACGGACGGTCCGGCGCACGTTTCCGTGGGCCTGCCGCTCCTCTCCACCGAGCACGACCTGGCCCAGGTCGCCGAGGCCCTGGCCGCGCAGTATCCCCTGGCCGAGAAGGAGGCCGTGATCTTCGTGGGACACGGCACCGCGCACCCGGCCAGCGTGGCCTATCCGGCCATCCAGTACGACCTGTGGAACGTGTCGCCCTCCTACTTCGTGGGCACGGTCGAAGGCATGCAGGACGAGGACGGCATCATCGCCAGGCTGAAGACGCTCGACGTGCGGACGGTCCGCCTCGTGCCGCTCATGGCCGTGGCCGGAGACCACGCGCACAACGACATCGGCGGCGACTCCCCCGACTCCTGGGCCGGACGGATGAAGGCCCAGGGCTACGACGTGCAGGTGAAGATGTCCGGCCTGTCCTCCCTGGACAGCGTGGCCAGGCTGTGGGTCGAGCACCTGCACACGGCCATGTCGGCCCTCCCTTCGCCGCGCCAGCAGCAGTGA
- a CDS encoding L-threonylcarbamoyladenylate synthase, with protein sequence MEQAIETIRDGKCLIYPTETLYAIGASAFNAQAVEEIVRIKARPKTKPLPIIIGSMEQLAMVTGWFSKAFARLAEAFWPGPLSVLVPTGRKLPSLVRDPHGFTSVRLTAHPLARELCLRADTPLIATSANRSGRPGAGRPEDLDPELVAQVDHVLRGKPWPAGGLASTVVRCVGTRELQVLRDGAISKEQLEEAGFTLVAKPGERKNP encoded by the coding sequence ATGGAACAGGCCATCGAGACCATCAGGGACGGCAAGTGCCTGATCTATCCCACGGAGACCCTGTACGCCATCGGCGCGAGCGCCTTCAACGCCCAGGCGGTCGAGGAGATCGTGCGCATCAAGGCGCGGCCCAAGACCAAACCGCTTCCCATCATCATCGGCAGCATGGAGCAGCTGGCAATGGTCACCGGCTGGTTCTCCAAGGCCTTCGCCAGGCTGGCGGAGGCCTTCTGGCCCGGGCCGCTTTCCGTGCTCGTGCCCACGGGCCGCAAGCTGCCGAGCCTGGTGCGCGACCCGCACGGCTTCACCTCCGTTCGCCTGACGGCCCACCCCCTGGCGCGCGAGCTCTGTTTGCGCGCGGACACGCCGCTCATCGCCACCAGCGCCAACAGAAGCGGTCGGCCCGGGGCCGGACGCCCCGAGGACCTGGACCCCGAACTCGTCGCGCAGGTGGACCATGTCCTGCGCGGCAAGCCCTGGCCCGCTGGCGGCCTCGCCTCCACCGTGGTGCGCTGCGTAGGCACCAGGGAGCTTCAGGTGCTGCGTGACGGGGCCATTTCCAAGGAGCAGCTCGAGGAGGCAGGGTTCACTCTGGTGGCCAAGCCGGGCGAGCGTAAAAATCCTTGA
- a CDS encoding ABC transporter ATP-binding protein → MTAIIQAGGLHAGYDGRTVLQGLDLAVERGTMVGVLGPNGAGKSTLLAALAGQLAPEAGTVQVDGRDLAGLSPRERALLIAAVPQRADPGLGLRALNVVLMGRQARLPLLGGWSEADYDAAWAAMRETGVERLYDRPVDHLSGGEFRRVLIARALAQETPLLLLDEAAAGLDAASRMAVHDLLAARCRAGTTVVSVMHDLNLAALYCRRLVFLKNGRIARQGETPEIFTREILMEIYETDVDIVHHPRTGAPQALFVPAAPAPAA, encoded by the coding sequence ATGACCGCCATCATCCAGGCAGGCGGACTTCACGCCGGGTACGACGGCCGCACCGTGCTGCAGGGGCTGGACCTCGCGGTCGAGCGCGGGACCATGGTCGGCGTGCTCGGGCCCAACGGCGCGGGCAAGAGCACCCTGCTCGCGGCCCTCGCCGGACAACTCGCGCCGGAGGCGGGCACGGTCCAGGTGGACGGACGGGACCTCGCGGGCCTCTCCCCGCGCGAGCGCGCCCTGCTCATCGCCGCCGTGCCGCAACGGGCCGATCCGGGCCTCGGCCTTCGCGCGCTGAACGTCGTGCTCATGGGCCGCCAGGCACGCCTGCCCCTGCTCGGGGGGTGGTCCGAGGCGGACTACGACGCAGCCTGGGCGGCCATGCGCGAGACCGGGGTGGAGCGTCTCTACGACCGGCCCGTTGACCATCTCTCGGGCGGCGAATTCCGGCGCGTGCTCATCGCCCGCGCCCTGGCCCAGGAAACGCCCCTGCTCCTCCTGGACGAGGCGGCCGCGGGTCTGGACGCCGCGTCGCGCATGGCCGTGCACGACCTGCTGGCCGCGCGCTGCCGGGCCGGAACCACGGTGGTCTCGGTCATGCACGACCTGAACCTGGCCGCGCTCTACTGCCGACGGCTCGTCTTCCTCAAGAACGGACGCATCGCGCGCCAGGGCGAAACGCCCGAAATCTTCACGCGCGAAATTCTCATGGAGATATATGAAACCGACGTGGACATCGTACACCACCCGCGCACGGGTGCTCCGCAGGCTCTGTTCGTGCCTGCTGCTCCTGCTCCTGCTGCCTAG
- a CDS encoding ABC transporter substrate-binding protein, producing MKPTWTSYTTRARVLRRLCSCLLLLLLLPSPARAGISLTDATGTTVRLDGPARRIVTLYAGFDDILAALGRADRIVARTKTEAALPALDKLPTVGTHLRPNLELVMGARPDLVLQLGGREAALAEVQELRRHGLSVVVLRMNSFDELFDAYRALGELTGAEDAAEEAVSGMQARLARVAEAVAGRPEPSVFFEVRYPPLLAAGAGSMAGEIVRRAGGRNCPADRRNHVPLGLEALLALQPEAYVVQKGPMNPEPQPPAERDQFSELSAVKNGRVLTVDERRFSRPGPGNVQAVEELAAFLHPECAAALTDGTGEVKQ from the coding sequence ATGAAACCGACGTGGACATCGTACACCACCCGCGCACGGGTGCTCCGCAGGCTCTGTTCGTGCCTGCTGCTCCTGCTCCTGCTGCCTAGCCCGGCCAGGGCCGGGATCAGCCTCACCGACGCCACCGGGACCACGGTCCGCCTGGACGGCCCGGCGCGACGCATCGTCACCCTGTACGCGGGCTTCGACGACATCCTGGCTGCGCTCGGACGCGCGGACAGGATCGTGGCCCGCACCAAGACCGAGGCCGCGCTGCCCGCCCTGGACAAGCTGCCCACCGTGGGCACCCACCTGCGGCCCAACCTGGAGCTGGTCATGGGCGCCAGGCCCGATCTGGTGCTGCAACTCGGCGGGCGCGAGGCCGCGCTGGCCGAGGTACAGGAGCTGCGACGCCACGGCCTTTCGGTAGTCGTGCTGCGCATGAACTCCTTCGACGAACTCTTCGACGCCTACCGTGCCCTGGGTGAGCTGACCGGAGCGGAGGACGCGGCCGAAGAGGCGGTGTCCGGGATGCAGGCGCGCCTTGCGCGCGTGGCCGAGGCCGTGGCCGGACGGCCGGAACCGAGCGTCTTCTTCGAGGTCCGCTATCCGCCTCTCCTGGCGGCCGGGGCCGGAAGCATGGCCGGAGAGATCGTGCGCCGCGCGGGCGGCCGCAACTGCCCGGCCGATCGGCGCAACCATGTGCCCCTGGGGCTCGAGGCGCTGCTCGCCCTGCAGCCCGAGGCCTACGTGGTCCAGAAGGGGCCCATGAATCCGGAACCCCAGCCGCCTGCCGAACGCGACCAGTTCAGCGAGCTTTCCGCGGTGAAGAACGGCCGGGTGCTGACCGTTGACGAACGCCGCTTCTCCCGGCCCGGCCCCGGAAACGTGCAGGCCGTGGAGGAGCTCGCCGCCTTCCTGCATCCGGAATGCGCCGCAGCGCTCACTGACGGCACGGGCGAGGTGAAGCAATGA
- a CDS encoding sirohydrochlorin cobaltochelatase, with protein sequence MNDVAILIAAYGTTAANAREGYGALAREIAAAFPGIPIAWSFTSAKVREKVACAGSPAASPAEALAALRTSGVRRVAVQSLHVIPGQEFAGTVAACREMQGGPDPFTAVEIGGPLLDTPEDVAAAAAALPGFLPAERAPDEAVVLVGHGSEAGGDAQYAGFLARARATDPLVRLGLLTGGPGPGELAGELRAEGVSRVWLLPFMCVPGFHAREDVAGTAPASWRSVFKSHGLHVRALTLGASGHPGFRALWLGHLRAAIERLARA encoded by the coding sequence ATGAACGACGTCGCAATCCTCATCGCCGCCTACGGCACCACGGCCGCGAACGCCCGCGAGGGTTACGGCGCCCTGGCGCGCGAGATCGCGGCGGCCTTCCCCGGGATTCCCATTGCCTGGTCCTTCACCTCGGCCAAGGTGCGCGAGAAGGTCGCCTGCGCGGGCAGCCCCGCCGCCTCGCCCGCCGAGGCGCTGGCCGCCCTGCGCACCTCGGGCGTCAGGCGCGTGGCCGTGCAGTCGCTGCACGTCATTCCGGGCCAGGAGTTCGCCGGGACCGTGGCCGCCTGCCGCGAAATGCAAGGCGGCCCCGATCCGTTCACGGCCGTCGAGATCGGCGGCCCGCTCCTCGACACCCCCGAGGACGTGGCCGCGGCCGCGGCCGCCCTGCCCGGCTTCCTGCCCGCCGAGCGCGCCCCGGACGAGGCCGTGGTCCTCGTGGGCCACGGCAGCGAGGCAGGCGGCGACGCGCAGTACGCAGGCTTTCTCGCCCGCGCCCGCGCGACCGACCCGCTCGTGCGCCTCGGCCTGCTCACGGGCGGCCCGGGGCCGGGCGAGCTCGCGGGCGAGCTTCGCGCCGAGGGGGTCAGCCGCGTCTGGCTCCTGCCCTTCATGTGCGTGCCCGGCTTTCACGCCCGCGAGGACGTGGCGGGCACGGCCCCCGCCTCCTGGCGCTCCGTCTTCAAGTCGCACGGTCTCCATGTCCGCGCCCTGACGCTCGGGGCCTCGGGACATCCTGGTTTCCGCGCCCTGTGGCTCGGCCACCTGCGCGCCGCCATCGAGCGCCTCGCGCGCGCTTGA
- a CDS encoding PilZ domain-containing protein: MSFLDKILKVAAAGRARADKRSALRVEVPLLRAKVADKPVSISVRDISADGVSLNAVARDLKPGNEILVNLFLGSRLLLDGLAVRIVRVDKGYVGGQFSRLTPGQADFLREFVRSAGERAVNCEATGMAGTAAASIKF; the protein is encoded by the coding sequence ATGTCCTTTCTCGACAAGATACTGAAGGTCGCGGCCGCCGGCCGCGCCCGCGCGGACAAGCGCTCGGCCCTGCGCGTCGAGGTGCCCCTGCTGCGCGCCAAGGTGGCCGACAAGCCCGTGAGCATCAGCGTGCGCGACATCAGCGCGGACGGCGTCTCGCTCAATGCCGTGGCCCGCGACCTGAAGCCCGGCAACGAGATCCTCGTGAACCTCTTTCTCGGCTCGAGGCTGCTCCTGGATGGTCTGGCCGTGCGCATCGTGCGCGTGGACAAGGGCTACGTGGGCGGGCAGTTCAGCCGTCTCACGCCGGGGCAGGCGGACTTCCTGCGCGAGTTCGTGCGCAGCGCGGGCGAGCGCGCCGTGAACTGCGAGGCCACGGGCATGGCCGGGACGGCCGCCGCGTCGATCAAGTTCTGA
- a CDS encoding NUDIX hydrolase, which translates to MLKTFPCPHCGQDISLYANPLPTVDVVVYLPWRGVVLVERRNAPLGWALPGGFVDEGETVETAAVREASEETGLDVELSGILGVYSRPDRDPRHHTMSVVFTALPKTPGDPTGGDDASSAVYFPLDALPSPIVFDHAEILRDFAHTIAHANRYVLGTPSRR; encoded by the coding sequence ATGCTGAAGACCTTTCCCTGCCCGCACTGCGGGCAGGATATCTCTTTGTACGCCAACCCCCTGCCCACCGTGGACGTGGTCGTCTACCTGCCCTGGCGGGGGGTCGTCCTGGTGGAGCGCCGCAACGCACCCCTCGGCTGGGCTCTGCCGGGCGGCTTCGTGGACGAGGGCGAGACCGTGGAGACGGCCGCCGTGCGCGAGGCGAGCGAAGAGACCGGCCTGGACGTCGAGCTCTCCGGCATCCTGGGCGTCTACTCCCGACCGGACCGGGACCCGCGGCACCACACCATGAGCGTGGTTTTCACCGCGCTGCCGAAAACGCCGGGCGATCCCACCGGAGGGGACGACGCGAGCAGCGCCGTCTATTTCCCGCTCGACGCGCTGCCCTCGCCCATCGTCTTCGATCACGCGGAGATCCTGCGGGATTTCGCGCACACGATCGCGCACGCGAACCGCTACGTTCTCGGCACACCGAGCAGGAGATAG
- the glgP gene encoding alpha-glucan family phosphorylase, with product MRPIRSFSVVPRLPPKLEAMWELAYNYWFSWNDAVADLFAQIDLDLWRACYGNPVAFLNQLPQRTLEELSRDEFFVERVRDAQKSLHDYLSRAATPVSFPDHDRDGPAVAYFSAEFGLDVSLPIYSGGLGILAGDHLKSASDLNVPLVAIGLAYKKGYFRQYLTPDGWQQERYPDADFEQLPISLVKQDDGQPLTIGVELAERSCQAQIWRVDVGRIKLFLLDTNIEANDPDLREITAQLYGGDWEMRIRQEILLGVGGIRALWAMGLKPTVIHMNEGHSAFAGLERIRVFMSEDKLSFEAAMELAASTSVFTTHTPVPAGNDRFDPGLMQRYFEGYAKSIGLAFKVFLALGREDPRDDSESFCMTVLALRLSRFNNGVSELHGKVSRNMWKKVWPQYPVDDVPINAITNGVHQPSFVAPDMAALYDRYLGVNWKEDPDCSRVWRQAQNIPDSELWRTHERLRERLIDYVRYRVAESLRRRGARRREIEEAQELLDPRALTVCFARRFATYKRANLLFMDVERLKRLLSNPDKPVQFIFAGKAHPQDNEGKTLIQQIVQLSRTPELKNKIVFIEDYDMDVAKHMVQGGDVWLNNPRVPLEACGTSGMKAMSNGVLNVSTLDGWWAEAYQSDNSVGYGVGRGEIYEDWGYQDFVESHTLFNVLETDVVPDFYERGHGNLPRSWVRRMKNALVQLGPVFSAHRMVEDYMRKAYLPAFENYHKLAQADFAKAKELAAWRMDLMTKWSEIHIRNVRTEVPEQVFVGEPFVVEAEIWLDGLTTDDVKAELYAGQINQDGEMVQRRTVELQSEGKTEDDWHVYKGELMPAEAGRFGFTIRILPFHPLLIDPRSLGLIRWVDAR from the coding sequence ATGCGCCCCATTCGCAGCTTCAGCGTCGTACCGCGGCTTCCCCCCAAGCTGGAAGCCATGTGGGAGCTCGCCTACAACTACTGGTTCTCCTGGAACGATGCGGTCGCCGACCTCTTCGCGCAGATAGATCTGGACCTGTGGCGCGCCTGCTACGGCAACCCCGTCGCCTTCCTGAACCAGCTGCCCCAGCGCACGCTGGAGGAGCTGTCGCGCGACGAGTTCTTCGTGGAACGCGTGCGCGACGCCCAAAAGAGCCTGCACGACTATCTTTCCCGCGCGGCCACGCCCGTCTCCTTTCCCGATCACGACAGGGACGGCCCGGCCGTGGCCTATTTCAGCGCCGAGTTCGGCCTGGACGTGAGCCTGCCCATCTATTCCGGCGGGCTCGGCATCCTCGCGGGCGACCACCTGAAGTCCGCCTCGGACCTGAACGTGCCCCTGGTGGCCATCGGCCTGGCCTACAAGAAAGGCTATTTCCGCCAGTACCTGACCCCGGACGGCTGGCAGCAGGAGCGCTATCCCGACGCCGACTTCGAGCAGCTGCCCATCTCCCTGGTGAAGCAGGACGACGGCCAGCCCCTGACCATCGGCGTGGAGCTGGCCGAGCGTTCCTGCCAGGCCCAGATCTGGCGCGTGGACGTGGGCCGCATCAAGCTCTTCCTCCTGGACACGAACATCGAGGCCAACGATCCGGATCTGCGCGAGATCACCGCCCAGCTCTACGGCGGCGACTGGGAGATGCGCATCCGCCAGGAGATACTGCTCGGCGTGGGCGGCATCCGCGCCCTGTGGGCCATGGGGCTCAAGCCCACGGTCATCCATATGAACGAAGGACACAGCGCCTTTGCCGGACTCGAGCGCATCCGGGTGTTCATGAGCGAGGACAAGCTCTCCTTCGAGGCGGCCATGGAGCTTGCCGCCTCCACCTCGGTCTTCACCACGCACACCCCGGTGCCCGCGGGCAACGACCGCTTCGACCCGGGGCTCATGCAGCGCTACTTCGAGGGCTACGCCAAGAGCATCGGCCTGGCCTTCAAGGTCTTCCTGGCGCTCGGCCGCGAGGATCCGCGCGACGACTCTGAGTCCTTCTGCATGACAGTGCTGGCGCTTCGCCTCTCGCGCTTCAACAACGGCGTCTCGGAGCTGCACGGCAAGGTCTCGCGCAACATGTGGAAGAAGGTCTGGCCGCAGTATCCCGTGGACGACGTGCCCATCAACGCCATCACCAACGGCGTGCACCAGCCGTCCTTCGTGGCCCCGGACATGGCCGCGCTCTACGACCGCTACCTGGGCGTGAACTGGAAGGAGGACCCGGACTGCTCGCGCGTCTGGCGGCAGGCGCAGAACATCCCGGACTCCGAGCTCTGGCGCACACACGAGCGGCTGCGCGAGCGGCTCATCGACTACGTGCGCTACCGCGTGGCCGAGAGCCTGCGCCGCCGCGGCGCGAGACGCAGGGAGATCGAGGAGGCCCAGGAGCTCCTGGACCCTCGCGCCCTCACCGTCTGCTTCGCCCGACGCTTCGCCACCTACAAGCGGGCCAACCTCCTGTTCATGGACGTGGAGCGGCTGAAGCGCCTGCTCTCGAATCCGGACAAGCCGGTCCAGTTCATCTTCGCCGGAAAGGCGCACCCCCAGGACAACGAGGGCAAGACTCTCATCCAGCAGATCGTGCAGCTCTCGCGCACCCCGGAGCTCAAGAACAAGATCGTCTTCATCGAAGACTACGACATGGACGTGGCCAAGCACATGGTGCAGGGCGGCGACGTGTGGCTCAACAACCCCCGCGTGCCCCTGGAGGCCTGCGGCACCTCGGGCATGAAGGCCATGTCCAACGGCGTGCTCAACGTCAGCACCCTGGACGGCTGGTGGGCCGAGGCCTACCAGTCCGACAACTCCGTGGGCTACGGCGTCGGGCGCGGCGAGATCTACGAGGACTGGGGCTACCAGGACTTCGTGGAGAGCCACACCCTGTTCAACGTGCTCGAGACCGACGTGGTCCCGGACTTCTACGAGCGCGGCCACGGCAACCTGCCGCGCAGCTGGGTCAGGCGCATGAAGAACGCCCTGGTGCAGCTCGGGCCGGTGTTCAGCGCCCACCGCATGGTCGAGGACTACATGCGCAAGGCCTACCTGCCCGCCTTCGAGAACTACCACAAGCTGGCCCAGGCCGACTTCGCCAAGGCCAAGGAGCTCGCCGCCTGGCGGATGGATCTGATGACCAAGTGGAGCGAGATCCACATCCGCAACGTGCGCACCGAGGTGCCGGAGCAGGTCTTCGTGGGCGAGCCCTTCGTCGTGGAGGCGGAGATCTGGCTCGACGGGCTCACGACCGACGACGTGAAGGCGGAACTCTACGCCGGGCAGATCAATCAGGACGGCGAGATGGTCCAGCGACGGACCGTGGAGCTCCAGTCCGAGGGCAAGACCGAGGACGACTGGCACGTCTACAAGGGCGAACTGATGCCCGCGGAGGCCGGGCGCTTCGGCTTCACCATCCGCATCCTGCCCTTCCATCCGCTGCTCATCGACCCGCGTTCCCTGGGGCTCATCCGCTGGGTGGACGCGCGCTAG
- the cobI gene encoding precorrin-2 C(20)-methyltransferase codes for MSTLGTLYAVGVGPGDPELMTVKAARILAATATVFTAASPRNGQSHALEIARVHLSEGARVERLEFPMTRDEVILAAAWEEAARKVLAVLSRGEDAVFLTLGDPMTYSTFGYLLRTLRALEPEAPVQAVPGVTSYQAAAAAALTPLVEGEEGLCVISGIAAEEKLETTLATADNAVVLKAYRNLPTIRKVVSRLGLSERVQAVSCLGMADEARYQGLDEVPETLPYFSLFLLPKERKK; via the coding sequence ATGAGCACGCTCGGCACCCTGTACGCCGTGGGCGTGGGCCCCGGCGATCCGGAGCTCATGACCGTCAAGGCCGCGCGCATCCTGGCCGCGACCGCCACCGTGTTCACCGCGGCCTCGCCGCGCAACGGGCAGTCCCACGCCCTGGAGATAGCCCGCGTCCACCTTTCGGAGGGCGCGCGCGTGGAGCGCCTGGAATTCCCCATGACCCGCGACGAGGTGATCCTCGCCGCGGCCTGGGAAGAGGCGGCGCGCAAGGTGCTCGCGGTCCTTTCCAGGGGCGAGGACGCCGTCTTCCTGACGCTGGGCGATCCCATGACCTACAGCACCTTCGGCTACCTGCTGCGCACCCTGCGGGCCCTGGAGCCCGAGGCGCCCGTGCAGGCGGTGCCCGGGGTGACCTCGTACCAGGCCGCGGCCGCGGCCGCGCTGACGCCCCTGGTGGAAGGCGAGGAAGGCCTGTGCGTGATCTCGGGCATCGCCGCGGAGGAGAAGCTCGAGACCACGCTCGCCACGGCGGACAACGCCGTGGTGCTCAAGGCCTACCGCAACCTCCCCACCATCCGCAAAGTCGTCAGCCGCCTCGGCCTGTCCGAACGCGTGCAGGCCGTCTCCTGCCTGGGCATGGCGGACGAGGCCCGCTACCAGGGCCTGGACGAGGTCCCCGAGACGCTGCCCTACTTCTCCCTCTTCCTGCTGCCCAAAGAGCGGAAAAAATAG
- a CDS encoding TrmH family RNA methyltransferase, whose amino-acid sequence MRTRITERRKDRIREVLEKRQKDLTLVIDHVWDPHNVSAILRSCDAFGVPQVHLYYKDEAFPDIGRKSSASAGKWVRRMAHTDAAAMAASLKADGMRLLATGFTEDARPLTEWDLTSPVAVILSNEHSGVRPELLPHCDGMVYIPMSGMVQSFNVSVAAALILYETWRQRSAKGMYDRPSYSDDELETLYRDWCSR is encoded by the coding sequence ATGCGCACTCGTATCACGGAACGCCGCAAGGACAGGATCAGGGAGGTGCTCGAAAAGCGCCAGAAAGACCTGACCCTGGTCATCGATCATGTCTGGGACCCGCACAACGTCTCGGCCATCCTGCGCTCGTGCGACGCCTTCGGCGTGCCGCAAGTGCACCTCTATTACAAGGACGAGGCCTTCCCGGACATCGGGCGCAAGTCCTCGGCCTCGGCCGGAAAATGGGTGCGCCGCATGGCCCACACGGACGCCGCCGCGATGGCCGCCTCACTCAAGGCGGACGGCATGCGCCTCCTGGCCACGGGCTTCACCGAGGATGCGCGGCCCCTGACCGAGTGGGATCTGACCTCCCCGGTGGCCGTCATCCTCTCCAACGAGCATTCCGGCGTGCGGCCCGAGCTTCTGCCGCACTGCGACGGCATGGTCTACATCCCCATGAGCGGCATGGTGCAGAGCTTCAACGTCTCCGTGGCCGCCGCGCTCATCCTTTACGAGACCTGGCGGCAGCGTAGCGCCAAGGGCATGTACGACCGCCCGAGTTATTCCGACGACGAGCTTGAGACGCTGTACCGCGACTGGTGCAGCCGTTAG